A portion of the Oxynema aestuarii AP17 genome contains these proteins:
- a CDS encoding putative Ig domain-containing protein: MTIDSETGVIVWKPTVIQRSESNSIYLASGVYNVLVRVQDNLGGVDLQSFQVKLTPVNNLPAFTNSSPTFIQPQRGKLFEYRLNALDADGDAEIRYELVNPPTGATLNPDTGILRWTPSQTGEFQFTVKAIDSLGGEASQTITATVVEPRPNTPPEITATPRSSVRIGSTYLYQLPLTDSDGDPLTFNFLQSPAGMELDSQGRIIWTPTPSQFGSHPISLEVNDGEDTTTLSWTLNVSNQTVNRAPSITSTPNLITNLERVYQYQLVGFDPDGDLLLWTLDKAPSGMVIDPNSGMLSWQPNATQIGEHTIAIRVTDATGHFVGQEFDLTVRGINTPPEIVSVPITAAAVGTDYRYQIASTDLENDGGRYSLGIAPDGMQIDPETGLITWTPTAQQSGSVEVEVLVIDGQNGVNRQTYTIEVGSDAINHPPVITSTAKYFAATGVPYRYQIEATDADNDGLIYQPISVPNGMTLDVNTGELRWDSPTFGTHQVVVGVNDGRLGAAQGFTLTVQNDLPPVFNTNEPPTVAIPNRLFSYDIQATDPNGSSLTYRLDDASIALGMSVDELGRLRWIPTVENVGTHAITIEAIDELGTTATQTFNLTVTADNVAPQIQLLPSNVYLVDDDYRADIGSEITFFLQATDNVGITGMQLFINDEPVELSGLGTAKIKIEEFGNIKVRAVAYDAAFNVTESTLEITAIDSSDPDSPVVALAEGLFDETVTASLEIVGTVEDENLDYYTLEVAAGGSSEFREIFRGTESVVDGVLGTFDPSILQNDSYVLRLSAYDKGGNGSTIEERIEVGGEKQGNLNLSFNDLVEIPITGFPIILTRTYDSLNAEDSDDFGYGWRMELVDTDLRTNVPPPSFEQELLDIQNAFTDDTRVYVTLPDGERIDFRFEPTGDRLNSFLSLYGDGAARWYHPTFVADNGSGMTLSVPDTRLILGPDGNYYDLAGVPYNPENSRFGGQYTLTTPEGVVAEIDAKSGDLLKVTDADGYSLTFSDAGIFSSTGEAIALGRDAKGRINTVTDFNNQVIRYQYDEKGDLVAVTDRDNVTTHFDYHQSFDHYLTSVLDPLGRSGANAFYDENGRLQLLLQDGTDLLTNQAPILINDSVLVSANLPATIDLSSLVTDPDGDRVTYHISNALNGTAELLADGTTLSFQPAPDFVGTASFDLVANDGGVRSVNETITVKVSDAPLLSLDVVERDVQLRSDGTTNLVVTANFADRKGVVIPASELTYSTDNPDLVTVESDGTITAKNAEGVAVVRVSYRDEEAVTAIRIGATPTPTNDAEFNVALAEFEGIDPYPDAITLVPGAKRQLQLRLNSLSDSPDLSAAASGTRYYVSDENVVRISEDGKITALSSGYATVTVVHGAAEETIEVRVVEPISGTASIGVNGGAVRSDDGAMVMVPPGALTEETPVSIGQIEESNLSLEIPEKFSFAGSFNLDIGEQPLEFPLQFAIPAPAGVEPGTEVFFLRKGELPALQQGDKWVGSETMHPIWTMVESGIVGDDGMIYTTSPPWRGAYESGEYSIAIPKFDYSVAHLRLAGFSAGVGLGLIAVGGIALAYPKLSPLTYSRPDYFVPGGLIGAGALALASVPVLLDASERSVTTLTIPTVGLPYTTELNVSLNLCLMCQLNPYPILNPFWNGSNFSMTNNKDECCI; this comes from the coding sequence ATGACAATCGATTCCGAAACTGGAGTTATTGTTTGGAAACCTACTGTAATCCAACGGAGTGAATCAAACAGTATTTACCTTGCTTCGGGGGTTTATAATGTTTTAGTGCGAGTGCAAGATAATTTAGGTGGAGTCGATTTACAATCGTTCCAAGTCAAGTTGACACCTGTCAACAATCTCCCCGCATTTACCAACTCTTCACCCACATTCATTCAACCTCAACGCGGTAAACTATTTGAATATCGTCTCAATGCACTCGATGCGGATGGCGATGCTGAGATTCGTTACGAGTTAGTCAATCCCCCAACTGGCGCTACCCTCAATCCCGACACTGGCATTCTGCGTTGGACTCCCTCCCAAACCGGCGAGTTTCAATTCACCGTTAAAGCAATTGATAGTCTCGGTGGAGAAGCATCTCAAACGATTACCGCCACTGTAGTCGAACCGCGTCCGAATACCCCCCCAGAAATTACCGCCACCCCCCGCAGTTCGGTTCGCATCGGTTCCACTTATTTATATCAGTTACCGCTGACGGATTCTGATGGCGACCCCCTAACCTTCAACTTCCTTCAATCCCCCGCCGGAATGGAATTGGATTCTCAGGGTCGCATCATTTGGACGCCAACTCCCTCTCAATTCGGTTCCCATCCTATCTCTCTAGAAGTTAACGACGGCGAAGATACTACCACTTTATCCTGGACGTTAAATGTATCGAATCAAACTGTCAATCGCGCACCTAGCATCACCTCCACCCCAAATCTAATTACCAACTTAGAACGGGTTTATCAATATCAACTTGTTGGATTCGACCCCGATGGCGATTTGCTGTTATGGACTTTAGATAAAGCACCTTCTGGAATGGTTATTGACCCCAACTCCGGAATGCTATCTTGGCAACCCAACGCCACCCAAATCGGCGAACATACGATTGCCATTCGCGTCACTGATGCAACCGGACATTTTGTGGGTCAAGAATTTGACCTCACAGTTCGAGGAATCAACACTCCCCCAGAAATTGTTTCTGTCCCCATCACCGCCGCCGCTGTCGGAACTGATTATCGCTATCAAATCGCTTCCACTGACCTCGAAAATGATGGAGGACGCTACAGTTTGGGAATTGCACCCGATGGGATGCAAATCGACCCGGAAACTGGATTGATTACTTGGACGCCAACCGCACAACAGTCGGGTTCGGTAGAAGTGGAAGTGTTAGTTATTGACGGCCAAAATGGAGTGAACCGACAAACCTACACCATAGAAGTCGGGTCAGATGCCATTAACCATCCACCCGTCATTACCTCCACCGCCAAATATTTCGCCGCCACTGGCGTACCTTACCGCTATCAAATTGAAGCAACTGATGCAGATAATGATGGTTTAATTTATCAACCCATCTCGGTTCCCAATGGGATGACTTTGGATGTCAATACTGGCGAACTGCGTTGGGATTCTCCTACTTTTGGCACTCATCAAGTTGTGGTGGGAGTGAATGATGGTCGTTTGGGTGCAGCACAAGGATTTACTTTAACGGTTCAAAATGATTTACCTCCCGTTTTTAATACGAATGAACCGCCTACTGTCGCAATTCCAAATCGCCTGTTCAGTTACGACATTCAAGCAACCGACCCGAATGGTAGCAGTTTAACCTATCGCTTAGATGATGCTTCCATTGCTTTGGGAATGAGTGTAGATGAGTTGGGACGGTTGCGTTGGATTCCTACGGTTGAAAATGTCGGAACTCATGCGATAACTATTGAAGCGATCGATGAGTTGGGAACTACCGCCACTCAAACTTTCAATCTAACAGTTACAGCAGATAATGTAGCACCCCAAATTCAACTCTTGCCGAGTAATGTGTACCTTGTCGATGATGATTATCGTGCCGATATCGGCTCGGAAATCACCTTCTTCCTTCAAGCAACTGATAATGTCGGCATTACCGGAATGCAACTCTTTATTAATGATGAACCCGTAGAACTATCCGGGTTGGGGACGGCTAAAATTAAAATAGAGGAATTTGGTAACATTAAGGTTCGAGCAGTTGCTTATGATGCGGCTTTTAACGTCACAGAATCCACCTTAGAAATTACCGCAATCGATAGTTCAGACCCCGATTCTCCAGTGGTAGCATTAGCAGAGGGTCTGTTTGATGAAACAGTGACTGCATCCCTGGAAATTGTAGGGACAGTTGAAGATGAAAATTTGGATTATTATACCCTAGAAGTAGCAGCCGGAGGCAGTAGCGAGTTCCGAGAAATTTTCCGAGGAACAGAATCGGTTGTGGATGGAGTGTTGGGAACCTTCGATCCGTCAATTTTGCAGAACGATAGTTATGTATTGCGCTTGTCTGCTTACGATAAAGGAGGCAATGGTTCCACAATAGAAGAGCGGATAGAAGTGGGTGGAGAAAAACAAGGCAACCTCAACCTTTCTTTCAACGATCTAGTAGAAATTCCCATTACAGGTTTCCCCATCATTTTGACTCGGACTTATGACAGCTTAAACGCCGAAGATTCCGATGATTTTGGATACGGATGGCGCATGGAATTAGTCGATACCGACTTGCGAACCAATGTGCCTCCCCCCAGTTTCGAGCAAGAATTACTCGACATTCAAAATGCCTTCACTGACGACACTCGCGTTTACGTTACCCTTCCCGATGGAGAACGAATCGACTTCCGCTTTGAACCCACCGGCGATCGCCTGAATTCTTTCCTCAGTTTGTACGGTGATGGAGCTGCACGTTGGTATCATCCCACCTTCGTTGCTGATAACGGTTCGGGAATGACCCTTTCCGTACCAGACACCCGCCTAATATTAGGTCCAGATGGTAACTATTATGACCTAGCAGGCGTTCCTTATAACCCAGAGAATTCACGATTTGGCGGTCAGTACACCCTGACCACTCCAGAAGGAGTTGTCGCCGAAATTGATGCAAAAAGTGGAGATTTACTTAAAGTTACTGACGCCGATGGTTATTCCTTAACCTTCTCTGACGCTGGAATATTCAGTTCCACCGGAGAAGCGATCGCATTGGGTCGCGATGCTAAAGGTCGCATCAATACCGTCACCGATTTCAATAACCAAGTCATTCGCTATCAATATGACGAAAAAGGTGATTTGGTCGCTGTCACCGATCGCGATAACGTCACCACCCATTTCGATTACCATCAATCATTCGACCATTACTTAACTTCGGTACTCGATCCATTAGGACGCAGTGGAGCGAATGCCTTCTATGACGAAAACGGTCGCTTGCAATTATTGCTCCAAGATGGCACGGATTTATTGACCAACCAAGCACCCATTCTCATCAACGATTCAGTTCTGGTGAGTGCTAATTTACCCGCCACCATTGACTTATCCTCGTTAGTCACCGACCCCGATGGCGATCGAGTGACCTACCACATCAGCAATGCACTCAATGGAACCGCAGAATTGCTCGCTGATGGCACAACTCTTTCTTTCCAACCGGCTCCGGATTTTGTCGGAACGGCCAGTTTCGATTTAGTTGCCAACGATGGCGGCGTTCGGTCGGTAAATGAGACCATAACTGTAAAAGTTAGCGATGCACCATTATTGAGTTTAGACGTGGTGGAGCGCGATGTGCAGTTGCGATCGGATGGCACGACAAATTTAGTCGTCACTGCCAATTTTGCCGATCGCAAAGGGGTGGTTATCCCCGCCAGCGAACTAACCTACAGCACTGACAATCCCGATTTAGTAACCGTTGAAAGCGATGGAACGATAACAGCTAAAAATGCTGAAGGCGTCGCCGTAGTGCGAGTCTCTTACAGGGATGAAGAAGCAGTAACGGCAATTCGTATTGGAGCGACTCCCACACCAACTAACGATGCGGAGTTTAATGTCGCACTGGCAGAATTTGAAGGAATTGACCCCTATCCGGATGCTATCACTTTAGTTCCGGGAGCTAAACGCCAATTACAATTACGGTTAAATTCCCTCAGCGATTCTCCCGATTTGAGCGCTGCAGCAAGCGGAACTCGCTATTACGTCAGCGATGAGAATGTGGTACGAATTTCTGAAGATGGAAAGATAACAGCATTGTCATCCGGATATGCGACGGTGACAGTGGTTCATGGTGCAGCAGAGGAAACGATTGAAGTGCGGGTGGTTGAACCCATTTCCGGTACAGCATCAATTGGAGTGAATGGGGGTGCAGTACGTTCCGATGATGGCGCGATGGTGATGGTTCCGCCTGGAGCATTAACAGAGGAAACCCCAGTCAGTATTGGACAAATTGAGGAATCGAACCTTTCCTTGGAGATTCCAGAGAAATTCTCCTTCGCTGGCTCCTTTAACTTAGATATTGGTGAACAACCGTTAGAATTCCCGTTGCAATTCGCAATTCCGGCACCTGCTGGGGTGGAACCTGGCACGGAAGTGTTTTTCCTTCGCAAAGGGGAACTCCCAGCACTCCAACAAGGAGATAAATGGGTCGGAAGTGAGACGATGCACCCGATCTGGACGATGGTGGAATCGGGAATTGTCGGCGATGATGGGATGATTTATACGACTTCTCCTCCGTGGCGGGGTGCTTATGAATCGGGGGAATATAGCATTGCCATTCCCAAATTTGATTATTCTGTAGCGCATTTAAGGTTGGCCGGATTTAGTGCTGGCGTCGGTTTGGGGTTGATTGCCGTAGGGGGAATAGCACTAGCCTATCCGAAACTATCACCTTTGACTTATTCCCGTCCAGATTACTTTGTCCCCGGTGGTTTAATAGGTGCGGGAGCATTGGCTTTGGCTTCAGTTCCGGTTTTGCTTGATGCGTCGGAAAGAAGTGTGACTACATTGACTATTCCCACTGTAGGACTGCCATATACGACGGAACTGAATGTGAGCTTGAACTTGTGCTTGATGTGCCAACTCAACCCGTACCCGATACTCAACCCGTTCTGGAACGGCTCCAACTTCAGTATGACGAACAACAAGGACGAGTGTTGTATTTAG
- a CDS encoding putative Ig domain-containing protein, producing MGETGSINIEYIFDGGYYQGTVGLFNMAGLSEYEWGSAEFFQEIARRSLSNSDEGYVLISDSTEAAKLDGKLEAYNWNRGIKSGEKTFSLPEGTEFGLILIPDGTLQELFDNPQVTGSKKPFLSLTPSDPERALHQPQLVDVTGDGNLFAWEDLRLPGGDADFNDITFKMSAATGIVTNLDEVIAPDSDWRNSEIGQQIVSYAEQNNQSPIITAKLAEDTGISDSDRKTYNPTITGTLTNPLHIVSFTASFDNSSFINIDSQLLETGDFTLTPSQLATIYGDSLPDGSHTLYLQAIDEWGNITEYQYDFTLDTTAPPLTFDLDPASDTDIPGDAQTAASPVTLTGTTEPNATVTLIETGTTVTADTTGQFSFAGIDLTVGENSFTIQTLDDAGNSTVTSRIITRTEVSNVDDIVLVEGENFSVSHREELTIPQTSSQLVFTLAALNFDRSDSNAINDAFEVALLDAEGNSLVHTIGSGDAFFNLTEGEEPKLAAGVEYNESTGTVTLNLNGVSPGSANLVLRLVNGDRDTTTSVSIRNLNLVGSTQQQPPVSSGEDNHRSQPIELAEFGKLTDITPSNPLEYRSTRFDESSNELYAEVAIRNEGNYSVDGPLLVAVSNISDPTVLLRNPDGFTPEGVPYYNFSELAEDGKLDPTEITELGSLTFFNPNRVQFTYELAVLGQLNADPVIESKPPLEAIGGNSYRYEVIAKDANNDGLSYSLLSAPNGMIIDSETGVITWETTVEEIGTHAVVVEVVDSRGGKDVQSFTLSVTEIPPNRPPIFTSTPVVDAYINQPYRYQISATDPDRDKLTFSVMNAPEGMSFDSETQTLTWQPNTQQLGLQKVTLNAEDGRGGKVTQSFNILIQEKPGNYAPIIISEPSQRVNVGSDYLYSVRALDPENDQLTYSLVNPPDGMTVDPITGEIRWNDLTDDNVGEYEIAVEVQDTQGGIDTQIFQLSVAHQTDLGEIRGIKWLDSNKNSVFDPEESGLAGVEIYLDLNNNGRLDVEEPSTKTSTDNPATPLTDETGSYQFTNLTADTYTIREIVPSSLEQTFPLLSPAIGENLIQNGSFERGPAPKNSWTIVRYNSTTLEGWDVMLRSVDHCGTGLWQASDGDYSIDLDGTPGPGGIKQTINTIPGEDYLVTFDLSAHGFLAAGSERPMTVTAAGQSAEFVGIGSGNKNIAILSHLWQKSIRI from the coding sequence GTGGGAGAAACTGGCTCTATTAACATCGAATACATCTTCGATGGCGGCTATTATCAAGGCACTGTCGGTTTGTTCAATATGGCTGGACTCTCGGAATATGAATGGGGGTCTGCTGAATTCTTCCAAGAAATCGCTAGACGTTCTCTCTCCAATTCCGACGAAGGTTATGTTCTGATATCCGACTCCACAGAAGCGGCTAAACTCGATGGAAAATTGGAAGCTTACAATTGGAATCGTGGCATCAAATCAGGAGAGAAAACTTTCTCTTTACCGGAAGGAACAGAATTTGGCTTAATTTTAATTCCTGACGGCACCCTCCAAGAACTCTTTGACAATCCGCAAGTTACTGGCAGCAAAAAACCCTTCCTTTCGTTAACTCCCAGTGACCCGGAACGAGCGTTGCATCAACCTCAACTCGTTGATGTCACTGGAGATGGGAACTTATTTGCCTGGGAAGATTTACGGTTGCCTGGAGGGGATGCCGACTTTAACGATATCACCTTCAAAATGTCAGCTGCAACCGGAATCGTGACTAACCTGGATGAAGTGATTGCTCCCGATTCAGATTGGCGCAATTCTGAAATTGGACAGCAAATCGTTTCTTACGCAGAACAGAACAACCAGTCTCCCATCATCACCGCAAAACTTGCAGAAGATACTGGCATATCCGATAGCGATCGCAAAACCTACAACCCGACTATTACTGGCACTCTCACCAACCCTCTCCACATTGTTAGTTTTACTGCCAGTTTTGACAACTCTTCCTTCATCAACATTGACTCGCAACTTTTAGAAACCGGCGACTTTACCCTCACCCCTTCCCAACTTGCCACCATTTACGGCGATTCACTCCCCGATGGCTCTCACACATTATACTTGCAGGCCATTGACGAATGGGGAAACATTACCGAGTACCAGTATGACTTTACCCTAGATACCACCGCGCCTCCGCTGACATTTGACTTAGACCCCGCATCCGACACCGATATCCCTGGCGACGCTCAAACCGCTGCATCACCTGTAACCCTGACAGGGACGACAGAACCCAATGCTACCGTCACTTTAATCGAAACCGGCACAACCGTCACGGCGGATACAACGGGACAATTCTCTTTTGCAGGAATTGACCTTACTGTTGGGGAAAATTCCTTTACCATTCAAACCCTTGACGACGCAGGCAATTCCACCGTTACCAGTCGCATCATTACTCGCACAGAAGTTAGCAATGTTGATGATATCGTTTTGGTAGAAGGGGAAAACTTTTCAGTCAGTCATCGAGAAGAATTGACTATTCCACAGACTTCTTCTCAGTTAGTCTTTACATTGGCTGCACTCAATTTCGACAGGAGCGATAGTAATGCAATTAACGATGCGTTTGAAGTCGCTCTTTTGGATGCAGAAGGGAATTCTTTGGTGCATACCATTGGTTCGGGAGATGCTTTCTTTAATTTAACCGAAGGGGAAGAACCGAAATTAGCCGCTGGCGTTGAATATAATGAAAGTACGGGTACGGTGACGCTCAATTTGAATGGGGTGAGTCCGGGAAGTGCTAATTTAGTATTGCGATTGGTGAATGGCGATCGCGACACGACTACCTCAGTCAGCATCCGCAACCTGAACTTGGTGGGAAGCACTCAGCAACAACCGCCAGTCAGTAGCGGTGAAGACAATCATCGCAGTCAGCCGATTGAGTTAGCCGAGTTTGGCAAGCTGACTGATATTACGCCTTCAAACCCCTTAGAATACAGAAGCACCCGCTTTGATGAAAGTAGCAACGAACTGTATGCGGAAGTTGCCATTCGCAATGAAGGCAATTATAGCGTAGATGGGCCTTTATTGGTGGCGGTTTCTAATATCAGTGACCCCACAGTTTTACTGCGCAACCCAGATGGATTTACCCCAGAAGGAGTGCCGTATTATAATTTCTCTGAATTGGCCGAGGATGGAAAGTTAGACCCGACTGAAATAACTGAGTTGGGTTCGCTAACCTTCTTCAACCCCAATCGAGTTCAATTTACTTATGAATTGGCGGTACTTGGACAGTTAAATGCTGACCCGGTTATCGAAAGCAAACCGCCACTAGAAGCGATTGGAGGGAATTCTTATCGGTATGAAGTTATTGCCAAAGATGCGAATAATGATGGGTTGAGTTATTCGTTATTATCAGCTCCCAATGGGATGATAATTGACTCAGAAACTGGGGTGATAACTTGGGAGACGACGGTTGAGGAGATTGGAACTCATGCTGTTGTTGTAGAGGTAGTGGATTCTCGTGGGGGGAAAGACGTTCAAAGCTTTACCCTGTCAGTGACGGAAATTCCGCCGAATCGACCCCCTATATTCACGTCCACGCCGGTGGTGGATGCTTATATCAATCAACCGTATCGCTATCAAATTAGTGCTACTGACCCAGATAGGGATAAACTGACTTTTTCTGTTATGAATGCGCCCGAAGGAATGAGTTTTGATTCCGAAACTCAAACCTTAACTTGGCAACCCAATACCCAACAACTAGGCTTACAGAAAGTAACGCTGAATGCCGAAGATGGCAGGGGTGGAAAAGTAACGCAATCCTTCAATATTTTAATCCAAGAAAAGCCTGGGAACTACGCACCAATTATTATTAGCGAACCCTCACAACGAGTCAATGTGGGGAGCGATTATCTTTATTCAGTCCGAGCGCTCGACCCTGAAAACGACCAACTGACTTATTCCTTGGTGAATCCTCCCGATGGAATGACGGTTGACCCAATTACTGGAGAAATTCGTTGGAACGACTTAACCGATGACAATGTGGGAGAATATGAGATTGCGGTTGAGGTGCAAGATACTCAGGGTGGAATTGATACTCAGATTTTTCAATTGAGTGTTGCCCACCAGACGGATTTAGGGGAAATTCGCGGAATTAAATGGTTAGATTCTAATAAAAACAGTGTTTTCGACCCAGAAGAAAGTGGACTAGCTGGAGTAGAAATTTATTTAGATTTGAATAATAATGGAAGGTTAGATGTTGAGGAACCAAGCACAAAAACAAGTACAGATAATCCCGCCACTCCTTTAACAGACGAAACCGGCTCCTATCAATTTACCAATTTGACAGCGGATACCTATACGATTCGAGAAATAGTTCCCTCTAGTTTAGAACAAACCTTTCCTTTATTAAGTCCGGCGATCGGTGAAAACTTAATTCAGAATGGGAGTTTTGAAAGAGGACCAGCCCCGAAAAATTCATGGACAATAGTAAGATATAATTCGACTACACTTGAAGGCTGGGACGTGATGCTGAGGTCGGTCGATCATTGTGGTACAGGTTTATGGCAAGCCTCTGATGGTGATTATAGTATTGACCTTGATGGTACACCAGGTCCGGGGGGAATTAAACAAACGATTAACACTATTCCTGGCGAAGATTACCTCGTAACTTTTGACTTATCAGCTCATGGTTTTCTTGCTGCAGGAAGCGAAAGACCAATGACTGTAACCGCAGCTGGTCAGTCGGCAGAATTTGTAGGGATTGGTAGTGGCAATAAAAATATAGCAATCCTAAGTCATTTGTGGCAAAAATCCATAAGAATATAG